TCAGTGTGGGCATTGCAGGCACCCACGGCAAAACCACCACCACCAGTTTGACCGCAGTGGCCATGATCGGCGGAGGCCTTGACCCGAGTGCTTTTGTGGGCAGCGTGCTTCCAGATTTTGAAGGCAGCAATGTGCGGGTGGGCTCTGGACCTTTTGTCGCAGAGATCGACGAGTCCGATCCTCAATTTCAGCATTTGAAGGTGTCTCTGGCAGTCCTGACCAATCTGGAAGACGATCATGTTTCACCAGACGGCAAAGCCACTGAAAATTACTATGCCTCCATCTCAGACCTGCATCAGGCTTTCAAAAACCATGTGGATGGTGCAAAGAAACTGATTTACTGTGCAGACTGGCCGGGTCTGGAAGAATTCACCCGAGACCATCCTGAACGGGTGTCTTATGGCATCGGGCAGGGGGTGTATCAGGCCAGAAATCTTTCTGCGACGGACCGCAACCAGAGCTTTGACCTGTATGTGCAAGGTGCCTTCAAAGGTCGGGTTCACCTGACTTTGCTGGGCAACCACAATGTGCTGAACGCCCTCGCAGCTCTGGCCGTGGTGCATGAACTGAATGGGGATGTGTCCGGGGCCATTGAATCACTGAAGCATTTCAAAGGGGCAGGCAGAAGGTGGCAGGAAATCGGCTCCCGCGAAGGTGCCCTGATCGTGGACGATTACGCCCACAACCCCACCAAAGTGCAGGCGGCCCTGCAAGCTGCACGGCAAACCGGACGCCGCGTACGGGTGATTTTCCAGCCCCACCGCTACAAACGCACCCAGCTTTCGTGGGAGCGGTACGCCAGCATCCTCACAGACGCAGACGAAGTGATCTTGCTGGACATTTATGGGGCCAGTGAACCCCCCATCGAAGGCATCACCTCGGGCCTGATCCTGAACCGCATGCAAGATTTGGGGTTTCAGCAGGTCTTTTACGCCCGAACCTTTGAAGAAGCCATCCAGCAGGCCCTGCACGATTTGCAAAGCAACGACCTGCTTTTGACCTTGGGTGCCGGAGACGTCACCCAACTTGCCCCGAGGTTGCTCCCATGATCAAAGTCACCCATCTTCCGCTGGCCAAACTCACCACCCTTGGAGTAGGTGGCGAATCCGAAGTCTGGACCGTACACGACCATCAGGAACTGCTGGAAGCGATGCAGGCCCCTTACCGCCCTCTGGGTGGAGGCTCCAATCTGGTGGTCTCCGATGCCGGGGTCAAAGAGCGTGTGATCCTCTTGAAAGGCACCCTCTCCGAAGTGAATCTGGAAGCCGATCCAGAGCTCTCTTCGGAAAATTTGCATGTCACCGGATGGATTGGCGCGGGCAAAGCTTTGCCTGCTCTGGTGCGTCAGGTGCAAAAACTGGGCCTGAGCGGCATGGAAGGACTGGTGGGCATTCCAGCCACCGTCGGAGGGGCCGTCTGGATGAACGCAGGCACCCGTTACGGCGAGATGTGGGACGCCCTCTACTGTCTGGAAATCGCTTATCAGGGAAAAATCACTGTCCATCATCCTTCGGATTTTCCCTACCAGTACCGTTCCAGTGGACTTCCAGAGGGTGCCGTGGTCAGCAGGGTGCGCCTGAAGCTGACCCCCTCCAATCCAGAGGACGTGCAGGCCAAAATGGATTTTGCAGACCATGCGCGCAAAGGTCAGCCCAAAGCCCGCACCGCCGGATGTGCCTTCAAGAATCCCGGTGGTGTGAGTGCAGGTAAACTGATTGATGAAGCTGGACTCAAAGGCTTAAGGGTGGGCAATGCCATGGTCTCACACGAGCACGGTAACTTTGTGATCAATCTGGGCGGAGCCACCGCCGCAGATGTCATGGAACTGCTGCGCATCGTGCGCGAAAAAATTGGGGTGCCTCTGGAAATGGAGTATGAAGTGTGGGAATAATTCGCCTGCTGGTGGTCATGCTGATCAGCGTCACCTTGCTGGTGGCGTCATGGTTCATTCTGCCAGTGCGAAAAACCGAAATCTCTGGACTCAGGCACCTCAAAAACGAAGAGGTGGTCAAACTGGTGCACGGCAAGCCCGGCGATCCGTGGTTGTGGATTGCCCGTTTCCGCCTGAAAGCGCTGGAAAACCATCCCTGGATTTTGAGTGCAAGTGTGGTCAAAACCTTTCCCAGTGATGTGAAAGTCAGCATCGTGGAAAGGGTTCCGGTGGCCCGACTTCTCAAAGAAGGCCATGAAGTGGTGCTCTCCGCCGATGGTGTGGAACTGCCTGGAGCACCCCGAGTGGGACCCCTCATCAAGACAGAAGGCAAATTGAATATTCAACAGGCTCTGGAAGTTGCGTTCCTGTTGCGTTCTGAAGGCGTTCAGGTTGTAGAATTGACTCCAGCAGGCATTCGCATGAAACTGGGAGACTCCACCGTCTGGGCGGATTCTGTCGATTCCTTGCGCAAATACATGAGCAGTGTCAAAATGAAGCGTGGTAAGAACATCCACATTTACCCTTGGGGGGTGAGCGTCCAGTAATGAAGGAAAACCAAATCATTGTAGGTCTCGACATCGGTACGACGAAAGTCACAACGGTGATCGGCGAGGTCGGACCCGATGGTGTGCTGGACGTTATTGGTGAAGCCACCGTTCCCAGCGACGGGATCAAGAAGGGCGTGGTCGTCAATTTAGACAAGACCACTCAAGCCATCCGGCAGAGCATTGCGGCTGCCGAGCGCGTTGCAGGAGTGAAAGTACACGAAGCATTCGTCAGCGCCAACGGCTCCCACATCAAAGCGCTCACCAGTCACGGACTAGCAGCCATCCGCAGAAACCAGGAAATCTCCCGCGCAGACGTAGAACGCGCGATTGAAAATGCACAGGCAGTACCCCTGGATCCCACGGTGGAAATCCTGCACATTTTGCCGCAGGAATACACCGTAGACGGTCAGGAAGAGATCAAAAACCCGATTGGCATGCAGGGCGTCCGCCTTGAGGTGGACGTGCACATGGTCACCGGTTCGGTGGGTCCTCTGGCCAACCTGCGCCGTTGCGTGCAGGAAAGCGGAATCACACCCAACCAGTTGGTTTTGCAGGCTTACAGCGCTGGCCTTGCCGTGCTGGACCAGCAAGATTACGACCACACCGTGCTGATCATCGACATCGGCGGCGGAACCACCGACATCGGGGTGTTTCGCCGGGGCAACCTCTGCCACAGTGCCGTGATCCCCATTGGCGGAGACCACATCACTGGAGACATCGCCCAGATCCTCAAAATTCCCTTTGAGGAAGCCGAACGCATCAAAAAACGCTATGGCAGTGCCATCCCCGAGCTTGCCGATCCAGACGCCATGCTGGAAATCACGCAAGCGGGTGTGCAAACCAGCATCTCCCCTTTCGAACTGTCGCGCATCATCAAACCCCGCGTCGCAGAGATTTTCGCTCTGGTGCGTGGTGAGATTGACCATGCCATGGGCCCCATCGAGATCATCACCTCCAACGTGATCCTCACGGGCGGCACCAACATGATGAAAGGCATGGGAGAACTGGCCCGGGACCGTTTCCGTTTGCCTGTCAAACTGGGCACCCCCACCAAACTCGGGGGGCTCAAGGATCTGGTTGCCAAACCCAGTTATGCCACCGCCATCGGCCTCCTGCGATTCGCCTACATGCAGGATGAACAGCCCACTTCCGGAGCCACCCGCACCAAGGCACCTGTGGCCGCCACCGTCCCTTCAACCCCTCAGGAAGTGCAAACGCACACCCCTGCTCCGGTCGTGAACAGCACCCCGGTGATTCAACCCACCACGGTTCTGGACGACCCCGTCACAACCGCGCCAAAAGAACCCCAGAAGGCCCCCGGAAACAACAAATCCATTCTGGATCGCCTGAAGGACATCTTCAAAGATTTCTTCTGAAAAGAAGACATTTGGACGGGTTGCACACGGTAAAAATAAAGTAGGATGTGTGAATAAGGAGAAGCAATGCAAGCAGCGAAGATACGCGTGATTGGATTAGGCGGAGCTGGGAACAACGCCGTAAATCGCATGATCGAATCTGGACTTGAAGGCGTGGAGTTCATTGCAGGGAACACCGACGCGCAGGTTCTTGCCAAAAGTCATGCCGAGGTGCGGATCCAGCTCGGGGACAGGCTCACCCGTGGCCTGGGTGCAGGCGCAGATCCAGAGGTCGGCGAAAAAGCCGCTCTGGAAGACCGCGAACGCATCCGTGAATACTTGGACGGCACCGACATGCTGTTCATCACCGCCGGAATGGGCGGAGGAACCGGAACCGGCAGTGCCCCCGTGGTCGCCGAAATTGCCCGAGAAATGGGCATTCTGACGGTGGCCATCGTGACCCGTCCTTTCCGCTTCGAAGGTCCCAAACGGGGCCGCGTTGCTGAAGAAGGCATCGCCAAACTCGCCGAGCGCGTGGATGGCATGATTGTGGTCAACAACGAACGTCTGCTCACCACCGTGGGGCCCAAAGTCAGCGTCCGGGATGCTTTCCTGATTGCAGACCGCGTGTTGTACTACGGCGTGAAGGGCATCAGCGACGTGATCAACGTCGATGGCATGATCAACGTGGACTTCGCCGACGTGCGCAACCTCTTGGTCAGTGCTGGCACGGTCCTGATGGGCATCGGTTCTGGACGTGGCGACAACCTTGCAGAAGAGGCTGCTGCCAGTGCAGTGCACTCTCCCCTGCTGGAACGCGGCATCGAAGGTGCCAGACGCATTCTGGTCAACGTCACGGGCGGTTACGACCTGTCCCTCGACGATGCCAACGCCATCGTGGAGAAAATCCGCGAAGCCACTGGCTTTGACGAACCCGACATGCTGTTCGGTGTGTCCTTCGACGAAAACGCCGGAGACGAAGTGCGCGTGACCGTGATTGCCACCGGCTTCAACGAATCTCCTGTGCAAACCCAGCGTCGCAGCGCCATCGAAAGCATGGCCCGCCAGACCCGGGGAAAAGTGGACCAACTGGATTTTGACATCCCCGCCTTTCTGAGATACGGCGACAGGGACTGAAGAACCAACAAAAAAGGCCGGGGAATCCCTGGCCTTTTTTGTTGGTTGCCGAGGGCTGAGAGCCGAGGACAACCAGAAAGCTTTGGCTTGTGCAATTCAGGGCGAGGCACGCCTCGCCCCTACGATGGCGATTGGCCCCTTCTGCCTTTGCATTTTGCCCTCGGCTCGGCCCTTTGCTCTCGGCTTCTGCCCATCCCTGCCACACCTCTGTCATTTCCCTGTACACTGTTATCTGCTGATTGTGACGAAAGTCCGACAATCCCAGGCCCTTCAAAATGAAAACCTACCAGCATCCCACCCAGAGACCCCACACCGACACCGTGATTGCCATCGGTTCTTTCGATGGCGTGCACCTCGGGCACCAGAGCCTGCTCAACACCCTGATTGCCGAAGCCCGAATGCACCATGTGCCCAGTGTGGTTTACACCTTCGACCCACCCACCCGTGTGCTGATTCAGGGGGTAGAGTTCCTGTCCACCCTGCCAGAGAAACTGGCTTTGCTCAAGCAACTCGGGATCGATGAGGTCATTGCGGTGCCCTTCACCCGTGAATTTGCAGCCCGTCCCAAAGAGGAATTCCTGAACGACCTCAGCCTGTTGCGTCCCAAAACAGTGGTGGTGGGGCAGGATTTTGGGTTTGGCAAGAACCGCAGCGGTGGTCTGGATGACCTGCGCACCATCACCCCGGAATTGATTGCTTTGCCCATGCTCAGTCTGGATGGTGAGGCGGTCAAGAGCACCCGCATTCGAGGCTTTTTGAACAGTGGGCAAGTTGAAGATGCCCACCAGTTGCTGGGCCGGGAGTATGAAGCCATGGGCGTGGTGGTGCACGGAGACAAACGGGGTCGCTTGATCGGTTTCCCCACAGCCAATGTGGCAGTTCCAGAGGGCAAACTCCTTCCCAAAGGGGTCTACTTTGTGGAGTTCTGCTGGGACAACCAGAGCTTCTCTGGCATTGCCAACGTGGGCAAACGCCCCACTGTGGAAGGCGAAGACGTGCGCCTTGAAGTGCATTTGCTGGACTTTCAGGGCGACCTGTATGGTCAGGAGGTCACCGTCAAATTCAAGCGCTTCATCCGGCATGAGCAGAAATTTGCTGGCCTCGACGCTTTAAAAGCACAGTTGGACCTGGACAGACAAACCGCTCTGGCTTGGATGGAATGAAAACGGGTCGCTGAAAAGCGACCTTTTTGCTGAATGTGGGTATAGAGATGGAGCAGTGCCGCTCAGTTGGACTGCATCTGGTGCTCGTCCAGAATGGCATTGCATTCAAATGCCGTGTCTGGGTCATAAGCAAGGTAAGCCTGACGGATGTCTTCAGCGATGCGTTTGGCCACACTCTGGCTTTGCTGGTCCGACTGGTGGGACAGGTGATTGTAAACCGCAACCTTGTAGGGCTGAATCTGGCTTTCCAGCAACCAGTTCATGTTTTCTTCAAGGGTCATGGCACTGAAATCCAACTCCTGCCAGTCTCCAAAGAAGGTTTTTCCCTCAAAAAGCAAGGTGAGTGAGCCAGAGCTGAGATCATACACCTCGTATTTTCTGGCTTTTTTGAAGTCCTGCACGGCCACCTGCAAAGAGGTGTCTGTGCCAGAAGACACCTGCCGGAGCAAAATCCGGTCCTGATCGTCTTTCAGTTGCAGCAGTGCAGGTTTTCCCAGATCAAGGGGAAAAACCACAACATTGAAAGGGTATTGCGGAGGCAACACCACGTCGGTGCTCAGGTCAAAACAGGTGGTCAGGGTCAGGGATTTGGACGATCCCGCCACCGTCACAGTGTTTTCAGCAGGCAGGAAAAAGCGGGTGATGCCATCAAAGTAATTGGCCACCGCTTCTGTGAAAGAAGGGGATGGTGCCCATATCCTTTCGCAGCCCGAGTCTGGAAACATCGATTTGGACAGCTTCTTCTTGCCATTGACCAGCAGGTCATAGCGGATGGAGCCTTTTTCCACACAAATTTTTGAACCTTTGTTCCATGTGAAGGTTTGTTTTCCGGTGTAGGTTTTGCTGCTCTGGTTGGGCAGAACCAGTTTGTAAGTGGTGCTGGACCGTGGGGTGATGGTCAGCTCAACGTTCTGGGCAGAGGCAAAACCCCAGAGTGGCAGGGCAAGACTCAGGAATATGGGCAGCAACTTTCGGGTCATGCTCGGGCCTCCTCGGGAGGGGTTGGGTTTTCGGGTGGGTCACTGGCAGGCTCAGAAGCCTCTTCAGGGTTGCGGAGTTTCATGAACGTGCGCAGCAAATACAGGGCCACCAGAGGCAGGGTGTAATCCAGAAAATAACCCTGCCCGTGCAAAATGGCTGATGCAGGAATCAACATGAGAAGCCAGACCATCACAATTTCAAGAAAATCACCAAACAGGTTTTTCAGCTTGAAAGCACTGTCAATCAAGAGGGTGGCAGCCAGTTGCAGGGCAAACAAAGTCACGGCTGCAAACAAAAGCACGTAAATTCCTGCTGCGTTTTTTCCAAAATGGTTGTAACTGAGCAGATTCATCAGGCTGGTCACATGCACCTCGACACCACTGGTGGGGGTTTTCAGAAACGAACTGATGGGGGTGTAGTAGTTGTCTCCGCTGTCAGGATCGGTGCGCCCAATCAAAACCAGTCCGGGGTCAAACAGGTGCTGCTCTGTTGGGTGGTTCAGGAAATCTGTGCCTTTGCGAACCTCCAGCCCTTCCCAGAACTGCAATTCGGTGTTTCTGTTGAGGCGTTTGTAAACCAGAGCCCCCACCTCCATGCTTCCTGAAGCAGGCTGCCCAGCAGCATTGCAAATCCGGTCCGGGGTTTTGACCTGTTCTCCTCTGCCCACACGGTACAGGGCTTCTGCCACAGAAGGACGGCCTTCGGTGGGGTTGGCCAGTTGCCGAACTTTGAAATCCCCCTCATCGAGGAGCAGGTGGTGGTCTACGAAGCAGAGGCTGGGGAACTGCTGCATGGGATAAATTCGACCATCCAGCACAAAGGTGCCCGGACGGGAATGTTTTTGAACAGGCAAAAATACCGGATAAGGGGCTGTTTTCAGGGCCTGAACCAGAGCCTTTCCATCTGAGTAGGGATCGGGATAGGAGAGGTCCAAGTCAATGAAAACCGCCTGTGGCTTCTCTGGAAAACGGGACAGGTTGCTCAGGATGCCTGCAAGCGCATTCCGGTTGAAATAGGGCATCCCC
This portion of the Deinococcus misasensis DSM 22328 genome encodes:
- the murC gene encoding UDP-N-acetylmuramate--L-alanine ligase; the protein is MRYHLMGIGGIGVSGLARLLKAQGHEVSGCDAKINGMGEQLISEGIPVLEKHSPEHISEELTALILSTAIKDSEPEVVQARALGVPVLRRIQVLDEIMQGAPVSVGIAGTHGKTTTTSLTAVAMIGGGLDPSAFVGSVLPDFEGSNVRVGSGPFVAEIDESDPQFQHLKVSLAVLTNLEDDHVSPDGKATENYYASISDLHQAFKNHVDGAKKLIYCADWPGLEEFTRDHPERVSYGIGQGVYQARNLSATDRNQSFDLYVQGAFKGRVHLTLLGNHNVLNALAALAVVHELNGDVSGAIESLKHFKGAGRRWQEIGSREGALIVDDYAHNPTKVQAALQAARQTGRRVRVIFQPHRYKRTQLSWERYASILTDADEVILLDIYGASEPPIEGITSGLILNRMQDLGFQQVFYARTFEEAIQQALHDLQSNDLLLTLGAGDVTQLAPRLLP
- a CDS encoding UDP-N-acetylmuramate dehydrogenase gives rise to the protein MIKVTHLPLAKLTTLGVGGESEVWTVHDHQELLEAMQAPYRPLGGGSNLVVSDAGVKERVILLKGTLSEVNLEADPELSSENLHVTGWIGAGKALPALVRQVQKLGLSGMEGLVGIPATVGGAVWMNAGTRYGEMWDALYCLEIAYQGKITVHHPSDFPYQYRSSGLPEGAVVSRVRLKLTPSNPEDVQAKMDFADHARKGQPKARTAGCAFKNPGGVSAGKLIDEAGLKGLRVGNAMVSHEHGNFVINLGGATAADVMELLRIVREKIGVPLEMEYEVWE
- a CDS encoding cell division protein FtsQ/DivIB → MGIIRLLVVMLISVTLLVASWFILPVRKTEISGLRHLKNEEVVKLVHGKPGDPWLWIARFRLKALENHPWILSASVVKTFPSDVKVSIVERVPVARLLKEGHEVVLSADGVELPGAPRVGPLIKTEGKLNIQQALEVAFLLRSEGVQVVELTPAGIRMKLGDSTVWADSVDSLRKYMSSVKMKRGKNIHIYPWGVSVQ
- the ftsA gene encoding cell division protein FtsA, whose product is MKENQIIVGLDIGTTKVTTVIGEVGPDGVLDVIGEATVPSDGIKKGVVVNLDKTTQAIRQSIAAAERVAGVKVHEAFVSANGSHIKALTSHGLAAIRRNQEISRADVERAIENAQAVPLDPTVEILHILPQEYTVDGQEEIKNPIGMQGVRLEVDVHMVTGSVGPLANLRRCVQESGITPNQLVLQAYSAGLAVLDQQDYDHTVLIIDIGGGTTDIGVFRRGNLCHSAVIPIGGDHITGDIAQILKIPFEEAERIKKRYGSAIPELADPDAMLEITQAGVQTSISPFELSRIIKPRVAEIFALVRGEIDHAMGPIEIITSNVILTGGTNMMKGMGELARDRFRLPVKLGTPTKLGGLKDLVAKPSYATAIGLLRFAYMQDEQPTSGATRTKAPVAATVPSTPQEVQTHTPAPVVNSTPVIQPTTVLDDPVTTAPKEPQKAPGNNKSILDRLKDIFKDFF
- the ftsZ gene encoding cell division protein FtsZ, translated to MQAAKIRVIGLGGAGNNAVNRMIESGLEGVEFIAGNTDAQVLAKSHAEVRIQLGDRLTRGLGAGADPEVGEKAALEDRERIREYLDGTDMLFITAGMGGGTGTGSAPVVAEIAREMGILTVAIVTRPFRFEGPKRGRVAEEGIAKLAERVDGMIVVNNERLLTTVGPKVSVRDAFLIADRVLYYGVKGISDVINVDGMINVDFADVRNLLVSAGTVLMGIGSGRGDNLAEEAAASAVHSPLLERGIEGARRILVNVTGGYDLSLDDANAIVEKIREATGFDEPDMLFGVSFDENAGDEVRVTVIATGFNESPVQTQRRSAIESMARQTRGKVDQLDFDIPAFLRYGDRD
- the ribF gene encoding riboflavin biosynthesis protein RibF, with the protein product MKTYQHPTQRPHTDTVIAIGSFDGVHLGHQSLLNTLIAEARMHHVPSVVYTFDPPTRVLIQGVEFLSTLPEKLALLKQLGIDEVIAVPFTREFAARPKEEFLNDLSLLRPKTVVVGQDFGFGKNRSGGLDDLRTITPELIALPMLSLDGEAVKSTRIRGFLNSGQVEDAHQLLGREYEAMGVVVHGDKRGRLIGFPTANVAVPEGKLLPKGVYFVEFCWDNQSFSGIANVGKRPTVEGEDVRLEVHLLDFQGDLYGQEVTVKFKRFIRHEQKFAGLDALKAQLDLDRQTALAWME
- a CDS encoding CHASE2 domain-containing protein is translated as MLTRARGFLQHFWTHHHQQVKDSAMNTLFVVVIVGVLSLFLAFADGPGRNITVVTMLASSLKNISQQAFDTVNFVQSGMATSGKTDQKVFLIDLDQQTVQQAATQQAAQSRCEFQDPRKCEAQGMPYFNRNALAGILSNLSRFPEKPQAVFIDLDLSYPDPYSDGKALVQALKTAPYPVFLPVQKHSRPGTFVLDGRIYPMQQFPSLCFVDHHLLLDEGDFKVRQLANPTEGRPSVAEALYRVGRGEQVKTPDRICNAAGQPASGSMEVGALVYKRLNRNTELQFWEGLEVRKGTDFLNHPTEQHLFDPGLVLIGRTDPDSGDNYYTPISSFLKTPTSGVEVHVTSLMNLLSYNHFGKNAAGIYVLLFAAVTLFALQLAATLLIDSAFKLKNLFGDFLEIVMVWLLMLIPASAILHGQGYFLDYTLPLVALYLLRTFMKLRNPEEASEPASDPPENPTPPEEARA